A genomic segment from Actinomadura hallensis encodes:
- the hrpA gene encoding ATP-dependent RNA helicase HrpA — MRTPVTPPLADLHTRLPELMPRDRHRLRRRIDGARKLRDAGRRAKVAEEITADIEAAERRVERRRLAVPEITYPAELPVARKKDDILEAIRDHQVVIVAGETGSGKTTQIPKICLELGRGVLGSIGHTQPRRLAARTVAVRIAEELGTELGETVGYKVRFTDHSSDDTLVKLMTDGILLAEIQGDRLLRQYDTLIIDEAHERSLNIDFLLGYIKEILPKRPDLKVIITSATIDPERFSEHFGGAPIVEVSGRTYPVEVRYRPIADPDDPSADPDRDQVQAIVDAVDELGREGPGDVLVFLSGEREIRDTADALTKHFARTKDPTEVLPLYARLSAAEQQRVFRPHRGRRVVLATNVAETSLTVPGIRYVVDPGTARISRYSHRLKVQRLPIEPISQASANQRKGRCGRVAEGICIRLYSEEDFESRPEFTEPEILRTNLASVILQMTSLGLGDIEAFPFVEPPDRRNVKAGVDLLHELGAIDPSQKDPRKRLTPLGRRLAQLPIDPRLGRMVLEADRNGCVREVLIIAAALSIQDPRERPAEHQQAADEKHRRFADPTSDFLAYLNLWNYVRERQRELSGSAFRRMCKSEFLHYLRIREWQDLHAQLKQVAKSIGVTLNTADAPPDRIHISLLAGLLSHIGLADIDKKDRKDRQRRGQEYLGARGAKFAVFPGSSLFKKPPRWVMSAELVETSRLWARVNAKIEPEWIEPLAQHLVKRSYSEPHWSKKQAAVMAREKVTLYGVPIVADRRVNYGRIDPALSRELFIRHALVEGDWETHHRFFHDNRALLDEVEELEHRARRRDILVDDETLFDFYDERIPEDVVSGRHFDAWWKKARRSDPDLLSFEKSMLINESAGDVSEADYPDVWKQGPLRLRLTYQFEPGADADGVTVHIPVQVLNQVRPDGFDWQVPGLRAELVTELIRSLPKQLRVNFVPAPDYARRVLERVSPRTEPLLDALERELTAMTGVPVPREAWDPSRLPPHLRITFRVVDDGPRGRGRTLGEGTDLDELKRRLAGEVRGTLAKAASTAERSGLTEWTIGELPRTYERREAGYDVKAYPALSDEGDSVAVRMYETEAEQRRAMWRGTRRLILLNAPSPVKLIQSRLTNQGKLALSHNPHGSVKALFDDCVTAAADRLIAEAGGPAWDEDGFRALYDRVRADLHDATAQIVGLVERILAEAHEVDRRLRGTTSLTLVPALTDVRGVLSGLIHPGFVTATGWARLPDLPRYLRALQIRLDKLPENPGRDRMLAQQVDTLTREYEEALRRLPPSRRDAEPARQIRWMLEELRVSLFAQQLGTRYPVSEKRIRKAMAQL; from the coding sequence ATGAGGACGCCTGTGACACCGCCGCTCGCCGACCTGCACACGCGCCTTCCCGAGCTGATGCCGCGCGACCGGCACCGGCTGCGCCGCCGGATCGACGGCGCGCGGAAGCTGCGCGACGCGGGCCGGCGCGCGAAGGTCGCCGAAGAGATCACCGCCGACATCGAGGCCGCCGAACGGCGGGTGGAGCGGCGGCGGCTCGCCGTGCCCGAGATCACCTACCCGGCGGAGCTGCCGGTCGCGCGCAAGAAGGACGACATCCTCGAGGCGATTCGCGACCACCAGGTCGTGATCGTCGCGGGCGAGACCGGCTCCGGCAAGACCACCCAGATCCCGAAGATCTGCCTCGAGCTCGGCCGCGGCGTCCTCGGCTCGATCGGGCACACCCAGCCGCGGCGGCTGGCCGCCCGCACGGTCGCCGTCCGCATCGCCGAGGAGCTCGGCACCGAGCTCGGCGAGACCGTCGGCTACAAGGTGCGCTTCACCGACCACTCCAGCGACGACACGCTCGTCAAGCTGATGACCGACGGCATCCTGCTCGCCGAGATCCAGGGCGACCGGCTGCTCCGCCAGTACGACACGCTGATCATCGACGAGGCGCACGAGCGCAGCCTGAACATCGACTTCCTGCTCGGCTACATCAAGGAGATCCTGCCGAAGCGCCCCGACCTCAAGGTGATCATCACCTCGGCGACCATCGACCCGGAGCGGTTCTCCGAGCACTTCGGCGGCGCGCCGATCGTGGAGGTGTCCGGCCGCACGTATCCGGTGGAGGTCAGGTACCGGCCGATCGCCGACCCGGACGACCCGTCCGCCGACCCCGACCGCGACCAGGTCCAGGCGATCGTGGACGCCGTGGACGAGCTGGGCCGGGAGGGCCCCGGCGACGTCCTGGTGTTCCTCAGCGGCGAACGAGAGATCCGCGACACCGCCGACGCGCTGACCAAGCACTTCGCGCGGACGAAGGACCCCACCGAGGTGCTCCCGCTGTACGCGCGGCTGTCGGCGGCCGAGCAGCAGCGGGTGTTCCGCCCCCACCGCGGCCGCCGCGTGGTCCTCGCGACGAACGTCGCCGAGACGTCGCTGACCGTCCCCGGCATCCGGTACGTCGTCGACCCGGGCACCGCCCGCATCTCCCGCTACAGCCACCGGCTGAAGGTGCAGCGGCTCCCGATCGAGCCGATCTCGCAGGCTTCGGCGAACCAGCGCAAGGGACGCTGCGGCCGGGTCGCCGAGGGCATCTGCATCCGGCTCTACTCCGAGGAGGACTTCGAGTCCCGCCCGGAGTTCACCGAACCCGAGATCCTGCGCACGAACCTCGCGTCGGTCATCCTGCAGATGACCTCGCTCGGCCTCGGCGACATCGAGGCGTTCCCGTTCGTGGAGCCGCCGGACCGCCGCAACGTCAAGGCGGGCGTCGACCTGCTGCACGAGCTGGGCGCCATCGACCCGTCCCAGAAGGACCCGCGCAAGCGCCTCACCCCGCTCGGCCGCCGCCTCGCGCAGCTGCCCATCGACCCGCGGCTCGGGCGCATGGTCCTGGAGGCCGACAGGAACGGCTGCGTCCGCGAGGTGCTGATCATCGCGGCGGCGCTGTCGATCCAGGACCCGCGGGAGCGTCCCGCCGAGCACCAGCAGGCCGCCGACGAGAAGCACCGCCGGTTCGCCGACCCCACCTCGGACTTCCTCGCGTACCTGAACCTGTGGAACTACGTGCGCGAGCGGCAGCGGGAGCTGTCGGGCAGCGCGTTCCGGCGCATGTGCAAGAGCGAGTTCCTGCACTACCTCCGCATCCGCGAATGGCAGGACCTGCACGCCCAGCTGAAACAGGTGGCCAAGTCCATCGGCGTCACGCTCAACACCGCCGACGCGCCGCCGGACCGCATCCACATCTCGCTGCTCGCCGGCCTGCTGTCGCACATCGGGCTCGCCGACATCGACAAGAAGGACAGGAAGGACCGGCAGCGCCGCGGCCAGGAGTACCTCGGCGCCCGCGGCGCCAAGTTCGCCGTGTTCCCCGGGTCGTCGCTGTTCAAGAAGCCGCCGCGCTGGGTGATGTCGGCGGAGCTGGTGGAGACGTCCCGGCTGTGGGCGCGCGTCAACGCCAAGATCGAGCCGGAGTGGATCGAGCCGCTCGCGCAGCACCTGGTGAAGCGCAGCTACAGCGAGCCGCACTGGTCGAAGAAGCAGGCCGCCGTGATGGCGCGCGAGAAGGTGACGCTGTACGGGGTCCCGATCGTCGCCGACCGCCGCGTCAACTACGGGCGCATCGACCCCGCCCTGTCCCGCGAGCTGTTCATCCGGCACGCCCTCGTCGAAGGCGACTGGGAGACCCACCACCGGTTCTTCCACGACAACCGCGCGCTGCTGGACGAGGTGGAGGAGCTGGAGCACCGCGCCCGCCGCCGCGACATCCTCGTGGACGACGAGACGCTCTTCGACTTCTACGACGAGCGGATCCCCGAGGACGTCGTGTCCGGGCGGCACTTCGACGCCTGGTGGAAGAAGGCCCGCCGCTCCGACCCCGACCTGCTCTCGTTCGAGAAGTCGATGCTCATCAACGAGAGCGCGGGCGACGTCAGCGAGGCCGACTACCCGGACGTGTGGAAGCAGGGGCCGCTGCGCCTGCGGCTGACCTACCAGTTCGAGCCGGGCGCCGACGCCGACGGCGTGACCGTGCACATCCCCGTCCAGGTGCTCAACCAGGTCCGCCCGGACGGGTTCGACTGGCAGGTGCCGGGCCTGCGCGCCGAGCTGGTCACCGAGCTGATCCGGTCGCTGCCGAAGCAGCTGCGCGTCAACTTCGTCCCCGCGCCGGACTACGCCCGCAGGGTCCTCGAACGGGTCTCCCCGCGCACCGAGCCGCTCCTGGACGCCCTGGAGCGGGAGCTCACCGCGATGACGGGCGTGCCCGTCCCGCGGGAGGCGTGGGACCCGTCCCGCCTGCCGCCCCACCTGCGCATCACGTTCCGCGTCGTGGACGACGGGCCCAGGGGGAGGGGCCGCACCCTCGGCGAGGGCACCGACCTGGACGAGCTGAAGCGCCGCCTCGCGGGCGAGGTCCGGGGGACGCTGGCGAAGGCGGCCTCCACCGCCGAGCGCTCCGGCCTGACCGAGTGGACGATCGGCGAGCTGCCCCGCACCTACGAGCGCAGGGAGGCGGGCTACGACGTCAAGGCGTACCCGGCGCTCAGCGACGAGGGCGACAGCGTCGCCGTCCGCATGTACGAGACGGAGGCGGAGCAGCGCCGCGCGATGTGGCGCGGCACGCGGCGGCTCATCCTGCTGAACGCCCCGTCGCCGGTGAAGCTCATCCAGAGCCGCCTCACCAACCAGGGCAAGCTCGCCCTCAGCCACAACCCGCACGGCTCCGTCAAGGCCCTGTTCGACGACTGCGTCACCGCGGCCGCCGACCGGCTGATCGCCGAGGCCGGGGGGCCCGCGTGGGACGAGGACGGCTTCCGCGCCCTGTACGACCGCGTCCGCGCCGACCTGCACGACGCGACCGCGCAGATCGTCGGGCTGGTGGAGCGGATCCTGGCGGAGGCGCACGAGGTCGACCGCCGGCTGCGCGGCACGACGAGCCTGACGCTCGTCCCGGCGCTGACCGACGTCCGCGGCGTCCTGTCCGGCCTGATCCACCCCGGTTTCGTCACCGCGACCGGGTGGGCGCGGCTGCCCGACCTGCCCCGCTACCTGCGCGCCCTGCAGATCCGCCTCGACAAGCTCCCCGAGAACCCCGGCCGGGACCGCATGCTCGCGCAGCAGGTCGACACCCTGACCCGGGAGTACGAGGAGGCGCTGCGCCGCCTGCCCCCGTCCCGCCGGGACGCGGAACCCGCGCGGCAGATCCGCTGGATGCTGGAGGAACTGCGGGTCAGCCTGTTCGCCCAGCAGCTCGGGACGCGCTACCCCGTGTCCGAGAAGCGCATACGCAAGGCGATGGCCCAGCTGTGA
- a CDS encoding SDR family oxidoreductase: MALTLDLGGMTAVVTGGVRGVGAGISRAFLEAGADVVAVARREPESLPEAGGRTARFVSLDARDPDAVQAFADGLDRVDVLVNNAGGTPFLPLADGDLRTHIKIIELNLTSALIMARALRPRMLENGGGSIVNIGSVSGERPSPGSAAYGAAKAGLHNLTRSMAVEWAPEIRVNSLTLGMVRTEQAHLHYGDEEGVRAVAKTVPLGRLADPYDVGAACVFLASGLASYVSGSSMELHGGGERPAFLDAATVNK, translated from the coding sequence ATGGCGTTGACGCTCGACCTGGGGGGCATGACCGCCGTGGTCACCGGCGGCGTGCGGGGGGTGGGCGCCGGGATCAGCCGCGCGTTCCTGGAGGCGGGCGCGGACGTCGTCGCGGTGGCCCGCCGCGAGCCAGAGTCCCTGCCCGAGGCGGGCGGGCGGACGGCGCGGTTCGTCTCGCTGGACGCCCGCGACCCCGACGCCGTGCAGGCCTTCGCGGACGGCCTCGACCGCGTCGACGTGCTGGTCAACAACGCGGGCGGCACGCCGTTCCTGCCCCTCGCCGACGGCGACCTGCGCACCCACATCAAGATCATCGAGTTGAACCTGACGTCGGCGCTGATCATGGCGCGGGCGCTGCGCCCCCGGATGCTGGAGAACGGCGGCGGCTCGATCGTGAACATCGGCAGCGTGAGCGGCGAGCGGCCGTCGCCCGGATCGGCCGCCTACGGCGCCGCGAAGGCCGGCCTGCACAACCTCACGCGGTCGATGGCCGTCGAGTGGGCGCCGGAGATCCGCGTCAACTCCCTGACGCTCGGCATGGTCCGCACCGAGCAGGCCCACCTGCACTACGGCGACGAGGAGGGCGTGCGGGCGGTGGCGAAGACCGTCCCGCTCGGCCGGCTCGCCGACCCCTACGACGTCGGCGCCGCGTGCGTGTTCCTCGCGTCCGGCCTCGCGTCCTACGTCAGCGGGTCGTCGATGGAGCTGCACGGCGGGGGAGAGCGCCCCGCGTTCCTCGACGCCGCCACCGTCAACAAGTAG
- a CDS encoding chromosome segregation ATPase — MPNSEERDNSGPEGTAAAPRSGAISEGSGDGGSGEAAVARLGDPVTVWPCANCGRPVPQPVGAVRAVRYCQDNDGACAAEARDRRERGRDAPGLTGQVASAWEMVERLEKAADLLAESLTSELSVAGVERRIAEVRAEAARELAVAQSERDASQRRAEEAWQEAASARKRVQAAEEQVERLREEARLATAKRDAAQQAWEEAHQIAQQSMTAKLAAESERDRVAARETELLAALENARAELVALHAKLAEAESTAEALRVEAAVAKQGAEDLRNAMRDTEAQRQRAMQAASKAEAERTAAQRAQSEAEAEVVRANARAEEAAKERDAAQAQAKALTAERDELAAKVNDQALQLRQLSQSVAEQQAALTALAEERDAARAEADRARRQIDQFTHSTLSSAVPPGGRMAGGGIPTPAAGHPHAAGAAGTPPVTSAPVGGHLAGAAQASNGAPAPLGAPVPVNPPQQQAPGQDGRKVNGADREDPLFTGP; from the coding sequence ATGCCGAACAGCGAAGAGCGCGACAATAGCGGCCCCGAGGGGACGGCCGCGGCTCCCCGGAGCGGCGCGATCTCCGAAGGCTCGGGGGACGGAGGGTCCGGCGAGGCGGCCGTCGCCCGGCTGGGCGACCCCGTCACCGTGTGGCCGTGCGCCAACTGCGGGCGGCCCGTCCCGCAGCCCGTCGGCGCCGTCCGCGCCGTGCGCTACTGCCAGGACAACGACGGCGCCTGCGCCGCCGAGGCGCGCGACCGCCGCGAGCGCGGCCGGGACGCGCCCGGCCTCACCGGGCAGGTCGCCTCGGCATGGGAGATGGTCGAGCGGCTGGAGAAGGCCGCCGACCTGCTCGCCGAATCGCTGACGTCCGAGCTGAGCGTCGCCGGGGTCGAGCGGCGCATCGCCGAGGTGCGGGCGGAGGCCGCCCGGGAGCTCGCCGTCGCGCAGAGCGAGCGCGACGCGTCGCAGCGCCGCGCCGAGGAGGCGTGGCAGGAGGCGGCGTCCGCGCGCAAGCGCGTCCAGGCCGCCGAGGAGCAGGTCGAGCGCCTCCGCGAGGAGGCCCGGCTCGCCACCGCCAAGCGCGACGCCGCGCAGCAGGCGTGGGAGGAGGCCCACCAGATCGCGCAGCAGTCGATGACCGCGAAGCTGGCCGCGGAGAGCGAGCGCGACCGCGTCGCCGCCCGCGAGACCGAGCTGCTCGCCGCGCTGGAGAACGCCCGCGCCGAGCTGGTGGCCCTGCACGCCAAGCTCGCCGAGGCCGAGAGCACCGCGGAGGCGCTGCGGGTCGAGGCGGCCGTCGCCAAGCAGGGCGCCGAGGACCTCCGCAACGCGATGCGCGACACCGAGGCGCAGCGGCAGCGCGCCATGCAGGCCGCCAGCAAGGCCGAGGCGGAGCGCACCGCCGCGCAGCGCGCCCAGTCGGAGGCGGAGGCGGAGGTCGTCCGCGCCAACGCCCGCGCGGAGGAGGCCGCGAAGGAGCGCGACGCCGCCCAGGCGCAGGCGAAGGCCCTGACCGCCGAGCGGGACGAGCTCGCCGCCAAGGTCAACGACCAGGCGCTGCAGCTGCGGCAGCTCTCGCAGTCCGTGGCGGAGCAGCAGGCGGCGCTCACCGCGCTCGCCGAGGAGCGCGACGCGGCCCGCGCAGAGGCCGACCGCGCCCGCCGGCAGATCGACCAGTTCACCCACAGCACCCTGTCGTCCGCCGTGCCTCCGGGCGGCCGGATGGCGGGCGGCGGCATCCCGACCCCCGCGGCGGGCCACCCGCACGCGGCCGGAGCCGCGGGCACGCCGCCGGTGACGTCCGCCCCGGTCGGCGGTCACCTGGCGGGGGCGGCGCAGGCGTCCAACGGCGCCCCGGCGCCGCTGGGCGCGCCCGTTCCGGTGAACCCCCCGCAGCAGCAGGCGCCCGGCCAGGACGGCCGCAAGGTGAACGGCGCGGACCGCGAGGACCCGCTGTTCACCGGCCCCTGA
- a CDS encoding SDR family oxidoreductase gives MICKDRVVAVTGAGRGLGRAHALEFARQGAHVVVNDLGVARDGTGDASEGPAQDVVREIEALGGRAVASTDDIATEAGAAALVETAIGAFGRLDTLVNNAGFLRDRMLINLGEDEWDAVVRVHLKGHFLPLKHAGRYWRAESKAGRPVDARVVNTSSGAGLLGSVGQGNYSAAKAGIVGLTLVAAAELGRYGVTVNAIAPAARTRMTEEVFAETMAAPAEGEFDAMAPENVSPLVVWLGSAGSRDVTGRVFEAEGGRICVMDAFRHGPAADKGARWDPAEVGDVVRDLLSKAPDPEPVYGAG, from the coding sequence ATGATCTGCAAGGACCGGGTGGTGGCCGTCACCGGCGCCGGGCGCGGGCTCGGCCGCGCGCACGCCCTGGAGTTCGCCCGGCAGGGCGCCCATGTCGTCGTCAACGACCTCGGCGTCGCGCGGGACGGCACCGGCGACGCCTCGGAGGGGCCCGCGCAGGACGTCGTCCGCGAGATCGAGGCGCTCGGCGGCCGCGCCGTCGCCAGCACCGACGACATCGCGACCGAGGCCGGCGCGGCCGCGCTGGTGGAGACGGCGATCGGCGCGTTCGGCCGGCTGGACACGCTGGTCAACAACGCCGGCTTCCTGCGGGACCGCATGCTGATCAACCTCGGCGAGGACGAGTGGGACGCCGTGGTGCGCGTCCACCTCAAGGGCCACTTCCTGCCGCTCAAGCACGCCGGGCGGTACTGGCGGGCCGAGAGCAAGGCGGGCCGCCCCGTGGACGCGCGGGTCGTCAACACCTCCTCGGGAGCGGGGCTGCTCGGCAGCGTCGGGCAGGGCAACTACTCCGCCGCCAAGGCGGGGATCGTCGGGCTCACGCTCGTCGCGGCCGCCGAGCTCGGCCGGTACGGGGTGACCGTCAACGCGATCGCGCCCGCCGCCCGCACCCGGATGACCGAGGAGGTCTTCGCGGAGACGATGGCCGCGCCCGCCGAGGGCGAGTTCGACGCCATGGCGCCGGAGAACGTCTCCCCGCTGGTCGTGTGGCTCGGCTCCGCCGGGTCGCGGGACGTCACCGGGCGGGTCTTCGAGGCCGAGGGCGGGCGGATCTGCGTGATGGACGCCTTCCGGCACGGCCCCGCCGCCGACAAGGGCGCGCGATGGGACCCCGCCGAGGTCGGCGACGTGGTCAGGGACCTGCTGTCCAAGGCGCCCGACCCCGAGCCGGTCTACGGCGCGGGCTGA